A window from Peromyscus eremicus chromosome 1, PerEre_H2_v1, whole genome shotgun sequence encodes these proteins:
- the LOC131903382 gene encoding vomeronasal type-2 receptor 116-like, which translates to MPPSVCSADCGPGLRKFLQEGIAACCFDCIPCPENEVSNETNVEKCVRCPEDQYANREQNQCIQKSVIFLNYKDPLGMTLASMALCFTAFTVLILGVFVKHHDTPIVKANNRNLSYILLISLMICFLCSFLFIGQPNAATCVLQQITFGVVFTVAVSTVLAKTVTVLLAFTVTAPGRRMRFFLISRAPNYIIAICTLIQIILCAIWLLVSTPFIDTDAHSEHGQIIIVCNKGSVTAFYCVLGYHGSLALGSFIVAFLARNLPGKFNEAKLLTFSMLLFCSVWVTFLPVYHSTKGKVMMVLEVFSILSSSAGLLGCIFIPKCYIILLRPERNSLQKLKEKSSY; encoded by the exons ATGCCACcctctgtgtgcagtgctgaTTGTGGTCCTGGACTGAGGAAATTCTTGCAGGAGGGAATTGCAGCCTGCTGTTTTGATTGCATCCCCTGCCCAGAAAATGAAGTTTCTAATGAGACAA ATGTGGAAAAATGTGTGAGGTGTCCTGAGGATCAGTATGCCAACAGAGAGCAGAACCAGTGCATTCAGAAATCTGTGATCTTTCTGAACTACAAAGATCCCTTGGGGATGACTCTTGCCTCAATGGCCTTGTGCTTCACTGCATTCACAGTTCTTATTCTTGGGGTCTTTGTTAAGCACCATGACACTCCCATTGTGAAGGCCAATAACCGGAATCTTAGTTATATATTGCTCATCTCACTCATGATTTGTTTCTTGTGCTCCTTTCTCTTTATTGGCCAACCCAACGCAGCTACCTGTGTCCTGCAACAAATCACATTTGGAGTTGTAttcactgtggctgtttccactgtcttggccaaaacagtgactgtGCTTTTGGCTTTCACAGTCACAGCCCCTGGAAGAAGGATGAGGTTCTTCTTGATTTCAAGGGCACCCAACTACATCATTGCCATATGTACTCTCATCCAAATTATTCTTTGTGCAATCTGGCTGCTAGTTTCTACTCCCTTTATTGACACTGATGCACACTCTGAACATGGCCAAATCATCATTGTGTGCAACAAGGGCTCAGTTACTGCATTCTACTGTGTCTTGGGATACCATGGCTCCCTTGCCTTAGGGAGTTTCATTGTGGCTTTCTTGGCCAGGAATCTCCCTGGCaaattcaatgaagccaagttgcTGACCTTCAGCATGTTGTTGTTCTGCAGTGTGTGGGTGACCtttctccctgtctaccacagcaccaagggcAAGGTCATGATGGTATTGGAGGTCTTCTCCATTTTGTCCTCAAGTGCAGGTCTGCTGGGATGCATCTTTATCCCCAAGTGCTACATAATTTTGTTAAGACCAGAGAGAAATTCTCTTCAAAAGTTAAAGGAGAAATCATCTTACTGA